A single window of Chlamydiota bacterium DNA harbors:
- a CDS encoding type II toxin-antitoxin system prevent-host-death family antitoxin encodes MTSLSVRTIRGNFSDTLNKVIYQGERIVVKRRGKNVAAFIPMADLDVLKQMEDEIDRKIAKTELKKSKQFVSYESVRKELGLK; translated from the coding sequence ATGACAAGCTTATCGGTAAGAACCATTAGAGGCAATTTTTCTGATACCCTTAATAAGGTCATTTATCAAGGCGAGAGGATTGTGGTGAAGCGGCGTGGCAAGAATGTTGCAGCTTTTATTCCTATGGCTGATTTGGACGTTCTTAAACAAATGGAAGACGAAATAGATCGAAAAATTGCTAAAACAGAATTGAAAAAATCAAAACAATTTGTTTCGTACGAGAGTGTCCGTAAAGAACTTGGACTGAAATAA